From Leptospira ryugenii, a single genomic window includes:
- a CDS encoding methyl-accepting chemotaxis protein, whose product MKKPQSLQKRIFTLYLLQSGFLFVLASFLIYESASDLQTFHSVSQRVKISSELIRGLIDLSLERSVSQIGLHLEAPLPETYRTLIAVQRQKGSTKIKEAVQTWREFDSLGSEKPIRKIEDILSELETYRRQVDKDIVLPKEERDADFRKQFPFVFPHALESLEAERIHLHLGTNSPKIDALLSIARLAWQIREISGRERTYWAIAVLNQRPPSPEEKERIRSFQNITKQLWNQLSILVHKDPSAFGIQTMYDNAERLHRDNYQKEMDTLAIGIETNSNIPNFESFFESTQNALTSVEALSNAASDEMLKETNKELYWHIGEIASVILFSLLSFFLGSLFMKKLKSNTIDRIMLASRSLHQLSLGNWEANIQTSQNDTEEVSKLMEVLGTFAKSLEEKHQISDKVKTSSQVIELSTEELLKVSSDQSIESDRIAASMEEVSRNVERISEMIEVNTSRFQVVKVLKETLEKELADVVSSLSTTQNQFTSLSELSHASQESLHQLFSSFEKVEASSEEMSQVLELIQGISEQIHLLSLNASIEAARAGIHGRGFAVVASEVAKLATRTEESISNISVLIESNAKEIQIGRENITKVDSTMEQSHKSIDSLSDHLETLKDVIHMQIQTSRKMNENLMEFESLMHSVQEASAQEKSVVLGVTNSLHSFYESLKNAVDANNQISLEIKELAKTASRLD is encoded by the coding sequence ATGAAAAAACCGCAAAGTTTACAAAAACGGATCTTTACCTTATACCTCCTTCAATCAGGTTTTTTATTTGTATTGGCTTCTTTTCTCATCTATGAGTCGGCCTCTGACTTACAAACTTTTCATTCTGTTTCCCAAAGGGTAAAGATATCGAGCGAATTGATCAGGGGTCTCATCGACCTTTCATTGGAAAGAAGTGTGAGCCAAATCGGCTTACATTTGGAGGCCCCACTTCCCGAAACCTACCGGACTCTGATCGCGGTACAAAGACAAAAAGGGTCCACAAAAATCAAGGAAGCTGTCCAAACCTGGAGAGAGTTTGACAGTCTCGGCTCGGAAAAACCAATCCGAAAGATAGAAGACATCCTCAGCGAATTAGAAACCTATCGCCGCCAAGTGGACAAAGACATTGTCCTACCAAAAGAAGAGAGAGATGCAGACTTCCGAAAACAATTTCCTTTTGTTTTCCCGCACGCTTTAGAAAGTTTGGAGGCGGAGAGGATTCATCTACATCTTGGGACTAACTCGCCAAAGATAGATGCCCTTCTCTCCATCGCAAGATTGGCATGGCAGATACGTGAGATCTCTGGTAGAGAGCGCACCTATTGGGCCATTGCTGTTCTTAACCAAAGACCACCAAGCCCTGAAGAAAAGGAACGCATTCGGTCTTTTCAAAATATAACAAAACAATTGTGGAACCAGTTGAGCATATTAGTACACAAAGATCCGAGTGCATTTGGTATCCAAACTATGTATGACAATGCAGAACGATTGCACAGAGACAATTACCAAAAAGAGATGGATACTCTCGCCATTGGCATAGAAACAAATAGCAACATTCCAAACTTTGAATCATTTTTTGAGAGTACACAAAATGCACTTACTTCCGTTGAAGCTCTAAGCAACGCGGCAAGTGATGAAATGTTAAAAGAGACAAACAAAGAATTGTATTGGCATATCGGAGAAATTGCCTCAGTCATTCTCTTTTCTCTTCTTAGCTTTTTTTTGGGAAGTCTCTTCATGAAAAAATTGAAGTCCAATACTATTGATCGTATTATGCTTGCTTCACGCTCTTTACACCAATTATCTCTGGGAAATTGGGAAGCAAACATTCAGACAAGTCAAAATGATACGGAAGAAGTATCCAAATTAATGGAAGTACTTGGCACTTTTGCCAAAAGTCTGGAAGAAAAACACCAAATTTCAGACAAAGTAAAGACATCCAGCCAAGTGATCGAATTGAGTACAGAAGAGCTACTTAAAGTGAGTTCTGACCAAAGCATAGAATCCGATCGCATCGCAGCTTCTATGGAAGAAGTAAGCAGAAATGTAGAAAGGATTTCCGAAATGATAGAGGTCAACACCTCAAGATTTCAAGTAGTAAAGGTATTGAAAGAAACATTAGAGAAAGAGTTGGCCGATGTTGTTAGTTCCTTAAGTACGACACAAAATCAATTTACTTCCTTGAGTGAACTATCCCATGCAAGCCAAGAATCTCTCCACCAGCTCTTCTCCTCATTTGAAAAAGTCGAAGCTAGTTCTGAAGAGATGAGCCAAGTATTGGAACTCATACAGGGAATTTCAGAACAAATCCATTTACTTTCTTTGAATGCATCAATTGAAGCTGCAAGGGCAGGCATTCATGGAAGAGGATTTGCTGTCGTTGCCAGTGAAGTGGCAAAGTTGGCAACCCGTACAGAAGAATCTATTTCAAATATCTCTGTCTTAATTGAAAGCAATGCAAAGGAAATCCAAATTGGTAGAGAGAACATAACGAAAGTCGATTCCACAATGGAACAATCTCATAAGAGTATTGATTCTCTATCCGATCATCTGGAAACATTGAAAGATGTCATCCATATGCAAATCCAAACCAGTAGGAAGATGAATGAGAACCTAATGGAATTTGAATCTTTAATGCACTCTGTCCAGGAAGCATCAGCCCAGGAAAAAAGTGTAGTTCTTGGAGTTACCAATTCTCTTCATTCCTTTTATGAGTCTTTGAAAAATGCGGTGGATGCAAATAACCAAATCTCTCTAGAAATCAAAGAATTAGCAAAAACCGCCTCACGTTTGGATTGA
- a CDS encoding RNA polymerase sigma factor: protein MNEQNRKENEETTSVVSKEKFHSLFLEFEPQLKSYLYRITANRSDAEDISQDTFVRAYEKLSTYRGESSLKTWVFQIATHIAFNKQKHNKRWTVNVSEEAKRLVMENPSLSQKILFTRSNSPAGAYEVKEHIDTCFTCMAKNLPIEKQITLILKDIYDFSTKEISLILDRSYASVKHMVSHSREILNEIYEYRCALVNKNGVCHQCKELNQWLNPLDDHDKKMEGVKRDLSSSDPGSLYDLRAQLIKAIDPLQTSGFELQEVLLRCNRIAMGEEELPKT from the coding sequence ATGAATGAACAGAATCGAAAGGAAAATGAGGAGACTACATCGGTAGTCTCCAAAGAAAAATTCCACAGTTTGTTTTTGGAGTTTGAACCACAATTAAAGTCTTATCTATATCGGATTACAGCAAATCGATCTGATGCTGAGGATATTTCGCAAGATACATTTGTCAGAGCATATGAAAAGCTCTCTACTTACCGAGGGGAGTCCTCATTAAAAACTTGGGTGTTTCAAATTGCGACACATATCGCATTTAATAAGCAAAAGCACAACAAACGTTGGACTGTCAATGTAAGCGAAGAAGCAAAACGACTTGTGATGGAAAATCCAAGCCTGTCTCAGAAGATTTTATTTACAAGATCAAACTCTCCGGCTGGCGCATACGAGGTCAAAGAACATATCGATACTTGTTTTACTTGTATGGCAAAAAATTTACCAATCGAAAAGCAAATCACATTGATCTTAAAGGATATTTATGACTTTTCTACCAAAGAGATTTCGTTGATACTTGATAGATCCTATGCAAGTGTAAAACATATGGTTTCTCATTCCCGAGAGATCTTGAATGAGATCTATGAATATCGATGTGCCCTTGTAAACAAAAATGGAGTCTGCCATCAATGTAAAGAGCTGAACCAATGGTTAAATCCTCTTGATGATCATGATAAAAAAATGGAAGGAGTAAAGCGTGATTTGAGTTCGAGTGATCCTGGGAGTTTATATGACTTAAGAGCCCAACTCATCAAAGCAATTGATCCTTTGCAAACTTCAGGATTTGAACTGCAAGAAGTTCTCTTACGCTGCAATCGCATAGCGATGGGCGAAGAAGAGTTGCCTAAGACATAA
- a CDS encoding SDR family NAD(P)-dependent oxidoreductase — MSQKREKIAILTGAGGGIGEAIALRLDALEYKLVLCDIQKPNLERLAEKLKIKPDLYLFDLTNPKQVEENAELIKAKYQTIDVLVNNAGYTKEGPFLRADRSEINRHLEINLLSALRLVHCIAPKMIEQKFGSIVCIVSIGGITALADSALYSSAKFGLRGFLTAFHEELKNSGVKVSGIYPAAVDTPMLLHEAMHGGSVLNWLNAVQSPDAVAKAVLRGIKTGRMEIYVPYGEGLLARVSAVFPWLVGFLSPVLLWLGEKGRRKWLRSKGIDPITFVPLSK, encoded by the coding sequence ATGAGTCAAAAAAGAGAAAAAATTGCCATACTAACAGGTGCCGGAGGTGGGATCGGAGAAGCAATCGCTTTGCGATTGGACGCCTTGGAATACAAACTCGTCCTTTGTGACATCCAAAAGCCAAACTTAGAAAGGCTTGCCGAAAAATTAAAGATAAAGCCTGACCTTTATCTATTTGATTTAACAAATCCAAAGCAAGTCGAAGAAAATGCAGAACTGATCAAAGCAAAATACCAAACGATAGATGTCTTGGTAAATAATGCAGGCTATACCAAAGAAGGGCCATTTCTACGGGCAGATCGTTCGGAAATCAACAGACATTTAGAAATTAATCTTCTAAGCGCACTTCGGCTGGTTCATTGCATCGCTCCGAAAATGATTGAACAAAAGTTTGGCTCCATCGTGTGCATTGTGTCCATTGGAGGGATTACGGCACTTGCTGATTCTGCTTTGTATTCCAGTGCAAAGTTTGGACTGCGAGGATTTTTAACTGCCTTCCATGAAGAACTAAAAAATTCAGGAGTGAAAGTATCTGGGATCTACCCAGCGGCGGTGGATACACCAATGCTCTTACATGAAGCAATGCATGGTGGGTCTGTTCTCAATTGGTTAAATGCGGTACAAAGCCCAGATGCAGTGGCAAAGGCCGTGCTCAGAGGGATAAAAACAGGTCGGATGGAAATCTATGTGCCATATGGAGAAGGCCTACTTGCTCGAGTATCCGCCGTATTTCCTTGGTTAGTTGGATTCTTGTCCCCTGTTTTGCTCTGGTTGGGAGAAAAGGGAAGGAGAAAATGGTTAAGGTCGAAAGGGATAGACCCAATCACTTTTGTTCCATTATCAAAGTAG
- a CDS encoding NAD(P)-binding domain-containing protein, with the protein MINAHILGVEKMGTAKYCIVGGGPAGLSMARSLKARGIPFDVIERHKDVGGIWDMENPGSPMYASAHFISSKYLSNYADFPMPEEYPDYPSNQQILAYHRSFAKEFGLYEHIQFQTAVKSITQSGEKWEVTLSTGEKRIYEGVICASGITWSPNRPKLEGEENFKGKIIHSVSYKDSESFKDKRVLVVGAGNSGCDIACDAAFASQKAFISVRRGYHFIPKHILGQPADVFGDGAHWIPNWFSQLILGFVLRILVGDLRKVGLPKPDHKLFETHPIINDQLIHYLRHGDIIAKPDIQKLEENEVVFKDGTREKIDLIVLATGYHWAIPYMDTKYFEWKNGRPELYLTLFNRKYKNLFALGYMETDGGAYKMFDEMANLIASYIDAKRKQDPSSQKFDQLIEKDFPLLNGGIKYLNTGRHSVYVNQVAYKQYRSKVQKKMGWPEIKSGQFQRSKIGSV; encoded by the coding sequence ATGATCAATGCACATATTTTGGGGGTAGAGAAAATGGGAACAGCAAAGTATTGTATCGTAGGTGGCGGTCCTGCAGGACTTTCCATGGCACGCTCACTAAAAGCGAGAGGCATTCCTTTTGATGTGATCGAGAGGCACAAAGATGTAGGAGGGATTTGGGATATGGAGAATCCAGGTTCGCCCATGTATGCATCGGCTCATTTTATCTCTTCAAAGTATCTTTCCAATTATGCAGATTTCCCCATGCCGGAAGAATATCCAGACTATCCTTCTAACCAACAAATCCTTGCCTACCATCGAAGTTTTGCAAAGGAATTTGGACTATATGAACACATACAATTCCAAACCGCAGTGAAATCCATAACCCAAAGTGGTGAAAAGTGGGAAGTTACTTTGTCTACTGGAGAAAAAAGAATATACGAAGGTGTTATTTGTGCATCTGGGATTACTTGGTCTCCCAATCGCCCTAAACTAGAAGGCGAAGAAAATTTTAAAGGCAAGATTATCCACAGTGTTTCGTATAAAGATAGTGAGAGTTTTAAAGACAAACGCGTATTAGTTGTGGGGGCAGGGAACTCAGGCTGTGACATTGCTTGTGACGCTGCTTTTGCTTCCCAAAAGGCCTTTATTAGTGTCAGAAGAGGCTATCATTTTATTCCTAAACATATTCTAGGCCAACCAGCAGATGTATTTGGTGATGGCGCACACTGGATACCCAATTGGTTTTCACAGTTGATTTTGGGTTTTGTTTTACGAATTCTAGTCGGTGATCTTCGAAAGGTTGGCTTGCCAAAGCCTGATCACAAATTGTTTGAAACCCATCCCATTATCAATGACCAACTCATACATTATCTACGGCACGGTGATATCATTGCAAAGCCAGATATCCAAAAATTGGAAGAAAATGAGGTAGTCTTCAAAGATGGGACTAGAGAAAAGATTGATTTGATCGTTCTCGCTACTGGCTATCACTGGGCGATTCCATATATGGACACAAAGTACTTTGAGTGGAAGAATGGAAGACCAGAGCTGTATCTAACTTTATTCAATCGGAAGTACAAGAATTTATTTGCTCTTGGATATATGGAAACAGATGGAGGTGCATACAAGATGTTTGATGAAATGGCAAATCTCATCGCATCCTACATTGATGCCAAAAGGAAACAAGATCCATCCTCGCAAAAATTTGACCAATTAATAGAGAAAGATTTTCCGCTCTTAAATGGTGGAATCAAATACCTAAATACAGGTCGTCATTCTGTTTATGTCAACCAAGTGGCTTATAAACAATACAGATCCAAAGTCCAAAAGAAGATGGGTTGGCCAGAAATTAAATCAGGCCAGTTCCAAAGATCTAAAATAGGTTCGGTGTAA
- a CDS encoding TetR/AcrR family transcriptional regulator has protein sequence MQSMKKVAFKPPTQARSKERVELILKTAKQLIGDRGVDDVSMREIADTCGIQIGSLYQYFPNKNILLLTIMREYYEAMFSQTSDLFSSATSLSDFRAKGEIAIMKFIEMFEKDTALNHLWSGARAIPELIREDNLDSYRNADLIIRTALKFFKGLTIKEIKPFALHMAHTTGAILRFIKELPKEDQKAMVQEYILQYHLRFDALVLLSKEKMRKSKKS, from the coding sequence ATGCAATCGATGAAAAAAGTAGCCTTTAAACCACCTACTCAGGCGCGGAGCAAGGAGAGAGTTGAGCTCATCCTAAAGACCGCAAAACAACTCATTGGTGATAGAGGGGTAGATGACGTGAGTATGCGTGAAATCGCAGATACATGCGGCATCCAGATTGGATCGCTCTACCAGTATTTTCCAAACAAGAATATTCTTTTATTAACGATCATGCGGGAATATTACGAGGCTATGTTTTCCCAAACAAGCGACTTATTTTCGTCGGCAACTTCGCTTTCTGATTTTAGAGCTAAAGGGGAAATTGCCATTATGAAATTCATTGAAATGTTTGAAAAAGATACAGCACTCAACCATCTTTGGTCTGGCGCAAGGGCAATTCCAGAATTGATCCGAGAAGATAATTTGGATAGCTATCGCAATGCAGATCTCATTATCCGCACTGCACTTAAATTTTTTAAAGGACTAACGATTAAGGAGATCAAACCATTTGCTCTCCATATGGCACATACAACAGGTGCTATCCTACGTTTTATCAAAGAACTTCCCAAGGAAGACCAAAAGGCAATGGTACAAGAATATATATTGCAATACCACTTAAGATTTGATGCCCTGGTTTTGCTTTCAAAAGAGAAGATGCGGAAATCTAAAAAAAGCTGA
- a CDS encoding TetR/AcrR family transcriptional regulator, translating into MSTKDEILKLANRELQEKGLHSLSFRELAASLGIKSSSIHYHFPQKDDLIQTLITEYRKSVFGGLKQMEGTVQPGRERLVLLVEMIGKSLESRQCTAGVLAAESAQISENAKDLVRAFFEELMAWIKAELSAMGKTDEDAQLLSSVILSAIEGSLMLDCFNKRSEKLNHVKQYIKTL; encoded by the coding sequence ATGTCGACAAAGGATGAAATTCTAAAGCTTGCAAACCGTGAACTTCAGGAAAAGGGTTTGCATAGTCTGAGTTTTCGAGAGCTGGCTGCAAGCCTTGGAATCAAATCCTCAAGTATACATTATCATTTCCCACAAAAAGACGATCTCATTCAGACACTGATTACTGAATATAGAAAGTCTGTTTTCGGTGGTCTGAAACAGATGGAAGGAACAGTGCAGCCTGGCCGCGAAAGATTGGTATTGCTGGTTGAGATGATCGGTAAGTCACTGGAAAGTCGTCAATGCACCGCTGGTGTTCTTGCAGCAGAGTCTGCTCAAATTTCCGAGAATGCCAAAGATCTAGTGAGAGCATTTTTTGAGGAGCTCATGGCTTGGATCAAAGCTGAGCTCTCCGCCATGGGCAAAACAGATGAGGATGCCCAATTGTTATCTTCTGTGATCCTTAGTGCCATCGAAGGAAGTTTGATGTTGGATTGCTTTAACAAACGTTCCGAGAAGTTGAATCATGTTAAGCAGTACATTAAAACCTTATAA
- a CDS encoding GAF domain-containing protein, producing MDRNAIPANEDARMRALAAYDILDSEKEELFDDLTRLAAEICGTPISLITLVDKDRVWLKSKVGIDASEMPREGAFCSQAILSDTGIVISDVLADPKYREHANEGQVGVQFYAGTPLKTRDGFNIGTLCVIDTKPREMSEERLNQVRMLARQAMAQIELRHNLDALAKSTRKAVSLENLIKRYTSKSVWERADVTVEKGHLDLHDEEVQATYFFLDAVGFTKLSEQLGSAATVELLNTYFKPVVDRIFANRGDIDKFVGDQIFCLFPDPNDALRAAIEIRELVERLNKERKEMGLVALEFTMGLNVGASIRANVGGEDRRDNTLIGNAVNIAARLQKACRPGSILISDSLLRLVDRTVHSVQAVKLKLKNVSEILLAHYVEVGPR from the coding sequence ATGGACCGAAATGCGATACCTGCGAATGAAGATGCCCGGATGAGAGCTTTGGCGGCTTACGATATCCTAGACAGCGAGAAAGAGGAGTTGTTTGACGACCTGACCCGTCTCGCAGCGGAGATTTGTGGCACACCGATTAGCCTCATCACACTGGTGGACAAAGACAGGGTGTGGTTGAAATCCAAAGTGGGCATAGATGCGAGCGAAATGCCGAGAGAAGGCGCCTTTTGTTCCCAAGCTATCCTAAGCGATACAGGAATCGTCATTTCCGATGTACTGGCAGATCCCAAATACCGAGAGCATGCAAATGAAGGCCAAGTGGGTGTTCAATTTTACGCAGGCACACCTTTGAAAACAAGAGATGGATTTAATATTGGAACACTTTGTGTCATTGACACAAAACCTAGAGAAATGAGCGAAGAAAGACTCAACCAAGTGCGCATGTTGGCCAGGCAAGCCATGGCGCAGATCGAACTTAGGCATAATTTGGATGCTCTTGCAAAATCAACGCGTAAGGCAGTCTCTTTAGAAAATTTAATCAAGCGGTATACCTCTAAGAGTGTTTGGGAACGTGCAGATGTGACCGTGGAAAAAGGGCATCTTGATTTGCATGATGAAGAGGTGCAGGCAACATATTTCTTTTTGGATGCAGTCGGCTTTACAAAGTTAAGCGAACAATTGGGATCGGCTGCAACGGTTGAGTTACTCAATACGTACTTTAAACCAGTTGTAGATCGTATTTTTGCCAATCGAGGGGACATCGATAAATTTGTGGGTGACCAAATCTTTTGCCTCTTTCCTGACCCAAATGATGCGCTAAGAGCTGCTATCGAAATCAGAGAATTGGTAGAACGATTGAACAAAGAACGCAAAGAAATGGGGCTCGTCGCTTTAGAATTTACGATGGGCTTAAATGTCGGAGCATCGATACGTGCCAATGTTGGCGGTGAGGATCGACGGGACAATACACTGATTGGAAATGCAGTCAACATTGCAGCTCGTTTGCAGAAGGCATGTCGACCTGGAAGTATCTTGATCAGTGATTCACTTTTGCGGCTAGTCGATCGCACGGTTCACAGTGTGCAGGCGGTAAAACTCAAATTAAAAAATGTGTCTGAAATCCTACTTGCTCATTACGTGGAAGTTGGACCAAGATAA